In one Halorubrum sp. CBA1229 genomic region, the following are encoded:
- a CDS encoding transcriptional regulator, whose product MLSTATTTYGAGRNGGGELSEDEIFKLLSNRRRRFVIHALKRAEEPVAVSELSTRVTAWERDVDPDEVQYEDRRNVYSTLQRTHLPKLEEKNVVTVHEEENLVEPTDELEELDIYVEVLRSTEIPWSLYYVGLAGLAVSLTVAVATGTPGFAWLEALDVGVFTATAFGLSSAAHHVIGRRTRLGNTEKPPELRKRR is encoded by the coding sequence ATGCTCTCTACAGCGACAACGACATACGGGGCGGGGCGAAACGGCGGCGGCGAACTGTCCGAAGACGAGATCTTCAAACTGCTGTCGAACAGGCGCCGCCGGTTCGTCATCCACGCGCTCAAGCGCGCGGAGGAGCCAGTCGCCGTCTCCGAGCTCTCCACGCGCGTCACCGCGTGGGAGCGCGACGTCGACCCGGACGAGGTACAGTACGAGGACCGCCGGAACGTGTACAGCACCCTCCAGCGTACGCACTTACCGAAGCTGGAGGAGAAGAACGTGGTGACGGTCCACGAGGAGGAGAACCTCGTCGAGCCGACGGACGAGCTGGAAGAGCTCGACATCTACGTCGAGGTCCTCCGGAGCACGGAGATCCCGTGGAGCCTCTACTACGTCGGGCTCGCGGGCCTCGCCGTCTCCCTCACGGTCGCCGTCGCCACCGGGACGCCGGGGTTCGCCTGGCTCGAAGCGCTCGACGTGGGGGTGTTCACCGCCACCGCCTTCGGGCTCTCCTCGGCCGCGCACCACGTCATCGGACGCCGGACGCGCCTCGGCAACACCGAGAAACCGCCAGAGCTCCGCAAGCGCAGATGA